DNA sequence from the Daphnia carinata strain CSIRO-1 chromosome 8, CSIRO_AGI_Dcar_HiC_V3, whole genome shotgun sequence genome:
AACTGGCCGGAGTTGCTTCCCCTTCATCACGCGGACATTTTCCAGGCCGGCATGCTGCGTGTCCAGAGAATATTTGCTATCGATAAAAGGCGTTTTCATTTGTAACTTGAGTCGATATTTTATGTCAAAGAGATGAACTGCTTCGCGGAGTTCAAACTGATCCGATACGCAAGGTATATCCACGTCTTTTACCTGCGTTTGATTATTTAATGTCGTTCAAGTATTGATTTATTGGTTTCCataattgtttttgatttggttgGACATGACGTTAGCTTGAAGGGCTCATAATCATCCATGGCAGGATAACGGTTGACAGATTACAGATCAAGGCGTGGCcctataaataaataagtgGCAATCAACAGTGTTGGGCTTAATTGAGAAGAACCTTACCAAATCCTGCGCTCCTCTGGAAACTGTTGGGGCTAATTTGCATGTTAAACGAAGcattgaagataaaaaaatgatttgcgAGCCAAATGTCAGAACCATGGTCTCCTCACGTCATCCTAGCTCCATAGAAGCTCGACAGAATCATGGAATATGGCTCCATCCTCATCAGTTAGGGTGAAGATTAATCTACTGCAATCTGACTAGGACTATTTTACATGTTTAGTAACTCCCGTGCCACACGGCCACAACATCCCAAGGTGCTGTTGTGGCAACCGCAGATAACTTTCATACCATGTAGAAACCCGATTTGAACTCGGGATATTTGTGTTGCAAGTTCGATGCTATTCCACCTCGACCAGTAGAGTTACATATTCAGGAACAAAATAAAGCAAACAGTATTGAATAATGAAATGTCATTCGGTATTACGTTCACGTATGTAATGTTGTTACTATTAGAAATCAACCGGTTGCAAGGTAAATAAACTTTGAAAGTTTGTAATCGTTTCGATCGTTGTTTTCGTGAGCCAAAAACTGGATTCACACTTTATATGGCCCCGCTGAAATTGTCATTTAGAAAGCGGTGGCGAGATATAGGCGTTGGTTTTTGAGTTTCCACATTTTTAGCTTGTTCCACTGGATTAATGTAAAGAATTAGCGAAAACAGCTATTACttctacaaacaaaaaaaccagaaaaagcTTAGTATCCCCTAAACAACGATAGAATAGTTGATTAACCTGATCTGCCCACACAAATTGCGGGCAGGGCCATGCTGGGGCGTGTGCCGTGGAAACTCTACAGCCAGTTAATGCAAACTCTAATTATTTCGGATGGGCGTAGTGAAAATTTGTCTCAACGTGATGCGCTAATGAGCCATTGACTGGTCAGCTTGGATCAATTGGATCACGTAAAATAGTACAATACGGCATGATTTCATCAGTCATATTGAATCTGAATTTGAGATTACAAAAGCGatgataaaatattttgaaaataaagcaaatcttataaattttttgtttctctggAGCACGAGATGAGAGAGAATAAATCCATTACGCAATCATGTAGGAAAACAATCATGCTGATAAACTATCTTAAGGCAATTAATAAATAAGCGTTACTATTATCACTGCCCTTAGTAGGTTGCAGTGTAACCTGGACGTAACCAGTATGGCAAAAAGTTGGGTGGAATGGTGGCAGTGTCATCATAGAAGCTAGTAACTGGAGTCTCGTAGACGGAAGTGACGTCCACCGGAGTTTCGTAGGCAACGTCCACCGGAGTCTCGTAGGCGGAACCGACGGTCTCCGGATCCTCGTAGGTGGAAGTGACGGTTTCAGGAGTCTCGTAGGCCGGTTCAGAATCAACTTGTTCGACGTTGGAGTCGGTTGAGGAGGATGAGGAGGATGAGGAAGACGATGAAGTAGTTTCATCATCTTGCTTTCCTTCCTTTAGAGATTCGAATTCAGCATGATGCTCAACGTGGGAATCctcgtcgtcatcgtcatcatcatcgtcgtcatcttcATCACTGCCGTTGTTATATGCAGCCTAAGAATCAATTGATTGTCAAGCATTAAATTACTCCACCAACCTATTTaggattttctttctttaacgAGACTCACGTAACTTGTCGATACTTCGGAGTAAACTAATTCGTTGGTAGCTTGCGTTGGATAAACCACACTAGTATGAATCTGTTCGGAGTATGTTGGAGCAGAAGAATCCGGTGAGGAATAGGTAGGATCTGAAGCTGAAGAAGAATAGTTAGGATCTGAAGCTGAAGACAAATAGTTAGGATCTGAAGCTGAAGGCGAATAGTTAGGATCTGAAACTGAAGCATATGAGGGTTCTGAAACGGATGCGGAGTAAACCGATGCGGCAGAAACACTATCCGTGACGTAGGTAGCGGCAGCAACGGCAAAAAGAGTAGCGAGGATAATGAACTGTAAACAAGATCAAAATGAAATGCTACTAAACTGAAAATATTAAAGCTAAAAGAaagttaaatacaaaaatatttttagtcTTTGTGTACCTTCATGTTGGTGTTTAGCTGATGGAAGGCGTTGACTAACTGATGCAGGTCGACTACCGTTTATCGACTTTTATACACGTGACCGCTGTTaggtttcttatttttgcacGAAAGAGTTCAGAGACATTAGCTACGATATatgagaaattcaaaaagtgaaatgattttctttgtttaaaaaacaaaaccagttTCCAAACAAGTAGCACAATCTTAGGGGATCCCCACCATTGATCGCAGTTGCAAGCAACAGGAATGACTGGTGAACGGCGATCTGCCTTCACAAGCACTGAAAACAGAGAAAGTGTAAAACATAAACAAGCATATTACATGTAAAGTGGcctgaaatgcaaaaaaaaactcgaggAGACAAAAAGACGACAAGaatcaattaaaattttgtatgGAATGCATATACACCACGTTTTTGTAGAGGTGAGAAAATCTAAATTCGTGAAAGTTCACTATAGAGAAcagtaggggaaaaaaacccTGTCATCAGATCATGCTAATTTATGTCGTGCGTTTGATATTTTATCAGAAAATGAAAGTGCTTGTTAAGTCAGCCCAAATTTATCTTAGATCAGATGAAACGTGTGGCGATTGGGAAATGCCTGTTATGTTAAATGTAGCGAAACTCGGTGATACAATCCACCTAACGTATTTCACGTTGGACAGTAGCAAAGAGACGCTCCCAAtatggaagaaaaattcttgCGATCAGTTTCATGACGAGCTCTTGAAATTTTCTATTCTTATTAGATTTCTCTCCCTCCCAATTTGCTGGTTCGGTTGATCAGTTCCTGAactattttaaataaaaatttctcatcacgattcaaaatgaaatctttgccatgttgcaaaaaaaaagggtattgATAGAAAGCAATGAACTTACAGCAATAGAGTAAAGCATCAACGTTGGAAGTGTCCAACTATGCTGAACGACTTCGCACATGTAGTCGAAGAGGTAGGGATCGAATGCCGACACGTGGATTCTGCCCAATGAACGCTTGgttttctaatttatttttcactaAAACATCGTCCAGAAAAGCCATAAAGTTATGGCAGATGTCACAATGCACCACTGTTTAACCTCACCAACACACAACCTAATAACTCATTTCTAAAGTGTTTAAAAATCAACTTTATTTTTGCTAGCATTGTAGCCCAGCACATCTCTAGCAGGTGGCACAGGCGCAACTGATTCCTTGACGTAGATGTATAGCACTGACATcgaaaaaaatctaaggggGAAGGGTAAGAATCTTAGTTTCCAAGAAAACAGGGCCATTTACGTAACGACATCCCTGCCTTTGTAAGATAAAAGGTACACGAATGGGGGGATATAAAAAGCGTGTCCAGGCATGCGTTACATCATTTGAGTTTGATGATTTAAAACTGATTCAGTTCCTTGTAGTTAATATAATATTTTATATCTTGTTGGATCACGATCGCCGTTCATCGTAATGGGTAAGACCTTACGTTTTCAGACTGTTCTTCTTTCTATGTCatctttgttcttcttttttcacttgCATAGAGGTGCAAAACATTTGTGAGTATTCAAGATGTTATGTTTGGTTATTGTGCCATTTGAATACATTGATTTAACGATAAATGTGCgttaattcatgttttatgtggCAGATACTTATGCGGCAATGCTGATATTGGTTGTTGTTTCGTTGATGCTGGATGGATTAACTCCAAGTGGGTCGATGCATTCATTTTACTACCCCACCCCGGCGTCGTCCTACCCCAAAATGGCGCCCTATAACACTCCGAAAGCGCCTCTATTACCAAAACAATTTGTTTACAACGCTGCAGTGCAGCCCAATCGCATTATGAAGACTCCTGCCTACCCCATCGTGGCTCCATCCTACTCTTCTATGTCCCCGGCCTACCCTTCTATGGCTCCAGTCTACCCTACTCCGTCACCAGCTCGCTCCAAGTTGGTTCCAACCTACCCCGCGAAGGCTCCAACCTACCCTGAAATCCCTCCAGCACACCGCACTATGGCCCCAGCCTACCCCACAACAAGCCCAGCTTACTCCACCACAACCCAAGCTTACTCACCTATGGTTCCAGCCTACACCACCATGATTCCACCCTACCCTACCATGGCCTCAGTTTATCTGAGCATGGAACCAGCCTATACCACTGCAGCCCAAGCTGTCCCTACTACGACTCTATCCTACCCTTCAATGGTATATTCCAACACTAAAATGGCTCCCGTCTTTCCCACGGTGGCCTCTCCGTACGTTACAATGAATCTTGTATCCCCTGCAATGGCTACCACCTACCCCACGATAGTTTCTTTGCATCCCAATTCTTACCTCACGATGGCCCCCTCATATTCCACCGTTGCTCCCGCCAACGCGTTCCCTGCCTACCCTTCCTATACTACAGCAGTACTTGCTTCATCTACCACGCCACCTTACTACGCCGCAGTAAAGTCCCACTCCACTACGATTGTGCCTTTCTACCCCCCGGACGCACGCTACTACACCACCTTGATGCCTGCCTACACTACACTGGTATCTTATCCCTCTACAAAGTCATCCTACATCGCTACCGCTGATCCTCCTTCCACTACTCCGatatctttctctttcgtcaCGGCCTCTTCCCCTCCTATTATGATGCCCTCTTCATCTACGCCTTACTACACCGAAAATGAAAAGTATTACAGCAACATGGCGCCGTATTACCCCACAATGTTACCCTATGTCACACCGACTCATAAAAGCATGATCTCCTCCTTTTACTCTACCATGAGGCCTTCCTACCCCACAATTGCCCCCTACTCCATTGTAACAGCTGCCTATTACACTACGATGATACCTTTATCTATTTCGAAGATGAATGATGAAAGATCGTTCTACACCACTACATCTTACTACACAACAAGGTTTACTACTCCGAGTTTTGACTCAAAGGCCCCCTCGTAATAGTGTGCCGCCTAAAATCCCACAACTTCTCTTTTACGTGAAGCTAATCGCTATTTATGTGTGCTCAATTTCTTGCCACATTGCGTGTCTGTGTTGAGTGTTGTATTATTTGTGAGTGTAGATATTATTCATTCACAAAATCACCTTGAAAGTAAAGCCGTTATTACAGAAGACACTCGCAAACAAGAACAGTGAATTACTATTTTCGTATAAGGATGATGTCGATAATGCGCATGTTTTCACAAAGTCATTTCGTCCGTTTTCTAGCCATCAACACATTCCGAGTTCAACGGttgttttgttgaaaacaagtttgaaaaataaaaagtttcaCGATGTCGAGGAGACAACTCTGAATTCCTTGGATTTTCCAGTTAAGTTGAGAACAACCGGAATAGCTGGTGAAGGGTGATCCGCAACGAAAAGTGAGAGTAAAAGTGCTAAACACATccataaattgttttttaagggCACTGGTGCACAATACGAATACGAAAAGTTGGATAGTCTGTCATTAGCTATGCAAATCCATTTTGCATATGATTCACTTGGGTGTCGAGATGAGGGCCGTACCTGTAAAACACGACTAACGCAGTTTGACGCATGCATAATCACTATTATTATTCCAATATGTCGTGAGCTGAAATGTTGATCTCATATCAATGCCCATCACAGGAAGAAATGcctttttttgtaaatttccATTGTTATCACAGTTTTGAAATTAACAGCAATGAAGAAAAGTAGGTTAgctttcaaatcaaatttgtACAGATAACCCTCCCCCAAAATGCACAATTTCTAATGCTTCGCTTAATGTATTTCTGGATAATCACTCGACGATGCCATTTACCTGAAAGGAAATCATCCGCTCTTATGATGGGTACTATTTGATTAAGAATGCACAGAAATAGAAAGCAATCAAACGTGGAAGAGCTGCTCTTTTGCTGCGTCCCAACTACACCCGTGTTAATTGGCCTGGAAAGGTAGGCGAActgaatgtttgaagaacacGGTTTTCATCAGAGAAGCCAAGTACTGGACGGAAAATACCACAGGTAAAAGTTCATCAACAAAACTTTGATCAATTTCATTTGCCCGGTTCTCTTTTCGGAATGATTGGGGAGAATCCGCAATAACCCACGCATGTTCTTTCATTTCTGCAAGTGTAATACGTTGGCTTGGGTCTTTGCAAAGCATGCGAGCTAGCAAGTCCTTGAGTAACGCAGATGTTGAATCTTGTACACCTGATGGAAAACATAATTCTCGGTTTCGAATCGATTCGTAAAGCGCCAATACGTTGGTGTCACTAAAAGGAAGAATGCCGTAGATGAGAACGTAAAGAGTGATGCCCATAGCCCAAATGTCTGCCGCTTTGCCATAGAATTGGCCAGCCAATTGTTCCGGAGCAACAAAAGCTGGTGTTCCGACAGTGTTGTCTAATAGCACGTCCTCTGATCCATCAAATTCGGCACACACACCAAAGTCAGCAATACGTAATCTACCATCACGACCAAGAAGCAAATTAGCGGGCTTAATATCGCGGTGGACGATGTGATTACGATGAACtgaatacaaaagaaaaatagttcaTTTAGCAGGATATCATTTTTTAATATGTGAAATAAACATTTCTTACGATATTGGATTCCTAACAGTAAATCATTAAAGTATTTTCTGGCTTGGGTCTCTTCCATTCGGTTTCCATTCGGGACGTCCGCTACGGGCCCCAGTTCCAGTAATTCGAACACTGTTAGTAACAAGTAATATtatcgtttaaaaaatttaaatgatttgTATTTATCATACCCAAGTAAAGACTATCTTGTGCTGGATCGTCTAGCACTTCTACCAGTTTAACAATGTTAGGATGGTCCACTTTTTGGAGAACGGCTATTTCTCGACGGAGGCGATCAAGCGGATGCGAAATTGTTCCCGAACTTCTCCCAAACTTATTTCTCTGTGGAGCTAAGCGGCCGAAAAATCCTCCCTTTTGTAACAGTTTTTTCCTCGACACGATCTTCATGGCCTATTTGAAAGGGAAATAGATTCGTTCGTTATACAACTCGAATAGCAAACTTACGTAATCAACGCTGCTTAGCGTATCGTGAGCCAGTTGAACGGTTCCATACGAtcccttttcatttgaaaattcaaagttTAGTTATGCAATAGAAATAATAAGATAACGTCAATTTATACCTGACCGATGCATTGCTTCAATAAGTACTGATTGATTTGAGTATACTGACAGCTATTATCCACTTTAACGTGTTGATCTTGTTTGGGAGGAAGTCGACCATTGCCATTTGAATTCACAAATGAACAAAGCAAATTAGAAGACCCGACACGTCTGAAATCAGGCGTTTGGTCGACCTTGTCTACAACACTTCCATTGGACGTTCCATGGCCGGCTATTAGGTTGTTACCAAGCAAAAATGATTAGCAATGGCTACTGCAGTTAAAACACAAGCCAATCTTAGAAAACATTTACCTGGTTGAACGTTGGATAGCTTCAGCAGAGAGAACTTGATCAGACCGACAATCACCaatgcaaaaatgaataaaactaACATAGCAAAATAGTTTCAAGTCCCAAGCAATCACAATTGCGTCACGCGTTGGTTTCCTGTGCACTAGAAACGTCAAGGATGCACTTGATCACTGAAGTAAAATCTTACTGGTCCATCTGGTTTTATTAGTTCCAAATTCCCCGCACACGCCCTGCAGGAAAGATTCAATAAGGAtgaggcaaaaagaaagaaatgagctCGGGGGTTTTAAATCATCACAATTACGATAGCTTAAAATAAGTAAAGAAAATAGTACAGCAACTTACAGGTTCTCCTATAGTCAAAGTCTGTGATGTCTGTGATCAGTTTAACAAGTCTGAAAAGAGAAtgcatttcttatttcttgtATTTTATTCCGGTTTCCTTACACGCCCAAGATATCGACAATCTCTAAAAGAACCAGacttatatttgtttttggtttttttaaataatatacCTGATCTGTGTGTACCCCGAGGTGCAAAATAATTCCAAGCGCGCAACAGCTGAAATCGGCAATGACCTTCGGTATAAAAACGTTAAAATGATTAAATTCAACTTTTAAAAAAGCCCTCGCTCTTTTTCCGGGATTGCGACGACAGCATTTTATCTTTGCTGTTAACTATCAGTGACGTGCTTATCGTGGCTGGGGATTTTTAGAGgttaaacaataaaacaaggaAGTAATAAATTCCGTTACGTTTTGCAAAATCCGGCCTTCACGCACGGAACGTGACGCAGAACGTCAAGAACCATCTGTCTTTGAAGTAACTGGAATTATACGGATACAAAAGTCCCAGCGTTCAGTAGCGGGATTGCCGTACTGCAGTAAGGCAACGTACAGCATAACGTCAGGACGTATGTGGTATCATTTCATCCTGGATAGGCTGCCCAATTTTAATGTCGTGTTTATCTCACGACTCTGATAGGAAAAGTTACGAGGAAACAGAAACCCACCACAAGACCACAATTTCATGACGAAGTAAACGTGTTTTTAATTACGTAATGATACTCACATCTACTCGCGCAGCAAAGCAGGGAAGCCATCCGGACAACTTGCGGATAGGTGCTTCACGTAAGATAAAAATGTTTGACACTATAACACAATTATAAGGTTAGCAACATTAATGATTAGAAGATCttagaaaattcaaaatgatttaCCTTAGTTTCGCCGTAACATCACCAGTGGACATAGCACGGTTACAGATCTTACATAATATGACAACCCGTAAGACTGCCACCAAGCACCATGCACATAATTTTAGATTTTACTTTAGTCACACGTACAGAACTCTTCCGAATCACAATGCTAATGTTGCACCAACTAAGGCTCTGTCCGACTGGACATCGTAGATCAAAAACACATGCAATTGCTCAAACGTTACGTCTATTCACAACCATATCCATAAAACCATtaatggaaaagaataaaCTATAAACCATGTT
Encoded proteins:
- the LOC130704279 gene encoding uncharacterized protein DDB_G0271670-like, which gives rise to MKFIILATLFAVAAATYVTDSVSAASVYSASVSEPSYASVSDPNYSPSASDPNYLSSASDPNYSSSASDPTYSSPDSSAPTYSEQIHTSVVYPTQATNELVYSEVSTSYAAYNNGSDEDDDDDDDDDDEDSHVEHHAEFESLKEGKQDDETTSSSSSSSSSSSTDSNVEQVDSEPAYETPETVTSTYEDPETVGSAYETPVDVAYETPVDVTSVYETPVTSFYDDTATIPPNFLPYWLRPGYTATY
- the LOC130704255 gene encoding calcium/calmodulin-dependent protein kinase kinase 2-like, whose product is MKIVSRKKLLQKGGFFGRLAPQRNKFGRSSGTISHPLDRLRREIAVLQKVDHPNIVKLVEVLDDPAQDSLYLVFELLELGPVADVPNGNRMEETQARKYFNDLLLGIQYLHRNHIVHRDIKPANLLLGRDGRLRIADFGVCAEFDGSEDVLLDNTVGTPAFVAPEQLAGQFYGKAADIWAMGITLYVLIYGILPFSDTNVLALYESIRNRELCFPSGVQDSTSALLKDLLARMLCKDPSQRITLAEMKEHAWVIADSPQSFRKENRANEIDQSFVDELLPVVFSVQYLASLMKTVFFKHSVRLPFQAN